In Trichocoleus desertorum NBK24, the following are encoded in one genomic region:
- a CDS encoding ISH3 family transposase — MTTYPSSLSPAPALTDEGTLEAALDCLLESVPLNMEGGYTPQDLFEILLRAASRGDSIEHTAQRLQGTPSGNGIRYHLDKLDEMATLESQLNAALQSRIPPKICRRQHRIAIDLHLIPYYGNPSEVEAPYIYRSQAKAGTTSFFAYATVYVVCRHKRVTLGIHAVHRQETLVATLTYLLARLSPLRVRVKRLYLDRGFYSVPVIRWLKALQIPFLMPAVIRGKTGGTRQLLRGRRSYQTPYTLNSPQYGSVSCQMRVICNYYKGLKGKHGIQYTVYVLHRVKVALHQTHRHYRDRFGIETSYRIKNQCRIRTTSKNPVTRFLFVALAFVLVNLWVYLLWFFISWTQRGGRVVYRELFALKTMLEFLSQAVERHFPVITAIYLPALE, encoded by the coding sequence ATGACGACCTACCCATCTTCATTATCTCCTGCTCCCGCTCTGACCGATGAAGGGACACTGGAAGCTGCCCTTGATTGTCTACTCGAGTCTGTTCCACTGAACATGGAAGGCGGATACACCCCCCAAGACCTATTCGAGATCCTGCTGCGGGCTGCCAGCCGAGGCGATAGCATCGAACACACGGCTCAACGCTTGCAAGGTACACCCAGTGGTAATGGTATCCGCTATCACTTGGACAAATTGGATGAGATGGCCACACTGGAGAGCCAACTCAATGCGGCTCTGCAAAGCCGAATTCCACCCAAGATTTGCAGAAGGCAGCATCGCATTGCCATCGATTTACACTTAATTCCCTACTACGGCAACCCAAGTGAGGTGGAGGCTCCCTACATCTACCGCTCTCAAGCTAAAGCTGGAACTACCTCATTCTTCGCCTATGCCACAGTCTATGTTGTCTGTCGTCACAAACGTGTGACCCTAGGGATTCATGCAGTGCATCGTCAAGAAACCTTAGTGGCGACCCTGACTTATTTGCTCGCGAGGTTGAGTCCGCTGCGAGTCCGAGTCAAACGGCTTTACCTGGACCGAGGGTTTTATAGTGTCCCTGTCATCCGTTGGCTGAAGGCATTGCAGATTCCCTTCCTGATGCCTGCGGTGATTCGGGGCAAAACTGGAGGAACCCGTCAACTGCTAAGGGGACGGCGCAGCTACCAGACACCCTACACCCTCAACAGTCCCCAGTATGGTTCGGTCAGCTGTCAGATGCGGGTGATTTGTAACTATTACAAAGGGCTCAAGGGCAAGCATGGGATTCAATACACTGTCTATGTGCTGCATCGGGTGAAGGTTGCCCTGCACCAGACCCATCGGCATTACAGAGACCGTTTTGGCATTGAAACCAGTTACAGGATCAAGAACCAGTGTCGCATCCGCACCACGAGTAAAAATCCTGTAACCCGCTTTCTGTTTGTCGCTCTAGCGTTTGTCCTAGTCAATCTTTGGGTGTATTTGCTGTGGTTCTTTATCAGTTGGACGCAACGAGGAGGACGAGTGGTTTACCGAGAACTGTTTGCCCTCAAGACAATGCTGGAATTCCTGTCCCAGGCAGTGGAGCGGCATTTTCCAGTCATCACAGCCATCTACTTACCCGCTCTGGAATGA
- a CDS encoding glutathione S-transferase family protein, producing the protein MSQPTPTPTASNEIKPVSPGTTKKKRRALPPKLIIQLGKFTWSTMWHLMMSQLAPRNQSGAYVRPSSQFRNFIGTAPDNPYQPAKERYKLYVGLGCPWAHRTLVVRALKQLEDAIAITIVSPSPSEGGWILNQPELGCRSLADLYELAQPGYSGRCTVPVLWDTETNTIVNNESAEIIVMLNSELNQFAQQATLDLYPSDLQEKIDIWNEKTYDAVNNGVYRCGFAQTQAAYQQACKELFAALDEIDVALEMNRYLCGDRLTLADIRLFTTLFRFDVVYYGLFKCNQRQIQDYKNLGPYLRDLYQLPGVADTCNLEAVKQDYYGNLFPLNPGGIIPLGPDITNLSEPHGRDRLYQ; encoded by the coding sequence ATGTCCCAACCAACTCCTACCCCAACTGCATCCAACGAAATCAAGCCTGTATCCCCTGGGACGACAAAGAAAAAGCGTCGAGCGCTCCCGCCCAAACTAATTATTCAGCTTGGCAAGTTTACTTGGAGCACGATGTGGCACTTGATGATGTCTCAACTGGCTCCTCGTAACCAATCGGGAGCCTATGTGCGGCCTAGCAGTCAGTTCCGCAATTTTATTGGTACAGCACCAGATAATCCTTACCAACCCGCAAAGGAGCGCTACAAACTATATGTTGGGCTAGGCTGTCCTTGGGCGCACCGAACTCTAGTGGTACGAGCCCTCAAGCAACTCGAAGATGCGATCGCGATCACCATTGTTTCTCCTTCCCCCAGCGAGGGAGGTTGGATACTCAATCAACCAGAGTTAGGATGTCGCAGCTTAGCGGATCTGTATGAACTCGCGCAACCCGGTTATAGCGGACGTTGCACAGTCCCAGTCCTTTGGGATACGGAGACAAACACAATTGTCAATAATGAAAGTGCCGAGATCATTGTGATGTTGAACTCGGAGTTGAATCAGTTTGCTCAACAAGCCACTCTGGATCTCTATCCCTCAGATCTCCAAGAAAAAATTGACATTTGGAATGAGAAGACCTACGACGCTGTGAATAATGGTGTCTATCGCTGCGGTTTTGCTCAAACTCAGGCTGCTTACCAACAAGCTTGTAAGGAGCTATTTGCGGCTTTAGATGAGATAGATGTAGCTCTAGAAATGAACCGTTATCTCTGTGGCGATCGCCTAACCTTGGCAGATATCCGCCTGTTCACCACCTTATTCCGCTTCGATGTGGTGTACTACGGTTTATTCAAGTGCAATCAGCGCCAAATTCAAGACTACAAGAATTTAGGGCCGTATCTACGCGACCTGTACCAACTCCCAGGTGTAGCAGATACCTGTAATCTGGAGGCCGTAAAGCAGGATTACTACGGCAATCTATTTCCACTCAATCCTGGTGGCATCATTCCTCTAGGGCCTGATATTACCAATCTCTCAGAGCCGCATGGCCGCGATCGCCTCTATCAGTAA